In the Kitasatospora terrestris genome, one interval contains:
- a CDS encoding carbohydrate kinase family protein, with protein MRIAVAGSIATDHLMTFPGRFADQLVAEQLHTVSLSFLVDALDIRRGGVAPNIAFGMGVLGLRPILVGAAGADFEEYRSWLERHGVDCDSVHISETRHTARFMCTTDEDHNQIASFYTGAMAEARQIEIKPIADRVGGLDLVLIGADDPAAMVRHTQECRTRGFAFAADPSQQLARLEGDDIREIVDGAAYLFTNEYEAALIETKTGWGAEEILDRVGTRVTTLGAKGVRIQRKGEPDITVGCPAEERKADPTGVGDGFRAGFLAGLSWELGLERAAQIGCMLATLVIETVGTQEYELRRGHFIERFTAAYGDTAAAEVTAKLAR; from the coding sequence GTGCGTATCGCCGTCGCCGGCTCGATCGCCACCGATCACCTCATGACCTTCCCCGGCCGGTTCGCCGATCAGCTGGTCGCCGAGCAGCTCCACACCGTCTCGCTCTCCTTCCTGGTGGACGCCCTCGACATCCGCCGCGGCGGCGTCGCCCCGAACATCGCCTTCGGCATGGGCGTGCTCGGCCTGCGCCCGATCCTGGTCGGCGCCGCCGGTGCCGACTTCGAGGAGTACCGCAGCTGGCTGGAGCGCCACGGCGTGGACTGCGACTCCGTGCACATCTCGGAGACCCGCCACACCGCGCGCTTCATGTGCACCACCGACGAGGACCACAACCAGATCGCGTCCTTCTACACCGGGGCGATGGCCGAGGCCCGGCAGATCGAGATCAAGCCGATCGCCGACCGGGTCGGCGGGCTGGACCTGGTGCTGATCGGGGCGGACGACCCGGCCGCGATGGTCCGCCACACCCAGGAGTGCCGCACCCGCGGGTTCGCCTTCGCCGCCGACCCCTCCCAGCAGCTGGCCCGCCTGGAGGGCGACGACATCCGGGAGATCGTGGACGGCGCCGCGTACCTGTTCACCAACGAGTACGAGGCCGCGCTGATCGAGACCAAGACCGGCTGGGGCGCGGAGGAGATCCTCGACCGGGTGGGCACCCGGGTCACCACGCTCGGCGCGAAGGGCGTCCGCATCCAGCGCAAGGGCGAGCCCGACATCACCGTCGGCTGCCCGGCGGAGGAGCGCAAGGCCGACCCCACCGGCGTCGGCGACGGCTTCCGCGCCGGCTTCCTCGCCGGCCTCTCCTGGGAGCTCGGCCTGGAGCGCGCCGCCCAGATCGGCTGCATGCTCGCCACCCTGGTGATCGAGACCGTCGGCACCCAGGAGTACGAGCTCCGCCGCGGCCACTTCATCGAGCGCTTCACCGCCGCCTACGGCGACACGGCAGCCGCCGAGGTCACGGCCAAGCTCGCACGGTGA